From Neomonachus schauinslandi chromosome 12, ASM220157v2, whole genome shotgun sequence, the proteins below share one genomic window:
- the FAM131B gene encoding protein FAM131B isoform X2: MGCIGSRTVGNEVIAVDWKGLKDVDQIHMDSTSSLHGSTLHRPSTELSMEDTTSILPKLKRNSNAYGIGALAKSSFSGISRSMKDHVTKPTAMGQGRVAHMIEWQGWGKAPAIQPQHSHEAVRRDTDAYSDLSDGEKEARFLAGVMEQFAISEATLMAWSSMDGEDMSVNSTQEPLGCNYSDNYQELMESQDALAQAPMDGWPHSYVSQGMYCLGSSDAWEASDQSLIASPATGSYLGPAFDDSQPSLHEMGPSQPACRYSAQEPPPLLGSDTDWAPEVGGVDLARGPAEEEKRPLAPEEEEDAGCRDLESLSPREDPEMSTALSRKVSDVTSSGVQSFDEEEGEANN; encoded by the exons ATGGGCTGCATCGGCTCCCGGACCGTGG GGAATGAGGTGATTGCAGTGGACTGGAAGGGCCTGAAGGATGTCGACCAGATCCACATGGACAGCACCAGCTCGCTGCATGGGAGCACCCTCCATCGGCCATCCACCGAG CTCTCCATGGAGGACACCACTTCCATTCTTCCGAAGCTTAAGCGAAACTCTAATGCCTACGGCATTGGGGCCCTGGCAAAGTCATCCTTCTCAG GGATTTCTCGCAGCATGAAGGACCATGTGACGAAGCCCACAGCCATGGGGCAAGGCCGGGTGGCCCACATGAttgagtggcagggctgggggaaggcgCCAGCCATTCAGCCGCAACACAGCCACGAGGCAGTGCGCAGGGATACCGACGCCTACTCGGACCTCAGCGATGGCGAGAAGGAGGCACGTTTCCTAGCAG GTGTCATGGAGCAGTTTGCCATCTCCGAGGCCACACTTATGGCCTGGTCTTCCATGGACGGGGAGGACATGAGTGTCAACTCCACCCAGGAGCCACTGGGCTGCAACTACAGTGACAACTACCAGGAGCTGATGGAGAGTCAAG ATGCCCTTGCTCAAGCCCCCATGGATGGATGGCCTCACTCCTATGTGTCCCAGGGCATGTACTGTCTGGGGTCGTCGGATGCCTGGGAAGCCAGCGACCAGTCCCTCATTGCCTCTCCGGCCACAGGATCCTATCTTGGCCCTGCATTTGATGACTCACAGCCCAGCTTACATGAAATGGGGCCTTCCCAGCCTGCTTGCAGATACTCTGCTCAGGAGCCTCCACCTTTGCTGGGGTCAGACACGGACTGGGCTCCGGAGGTGGGGGGAGTGGACCTGGCAAGGGGCCCTgctgaggaagagaagaggccaCTGGCCCCCGAGGAGGAAGAGGATGCAGGATGCCGGGACCTGGAGTCACTTTCCCCACGAGAAGACCCTGAGATGTCCACTGCTCTCAGCCGCAAAGTGTCTGATGTCACATCCTCAGGTGTGCAATCCTTCGATGAGGAGGAGGGCGAGGCTAACAACTAG
- the FAM131B gene encoding protein FAM131B isoform X1 has protein sequence MGCIGSRTVGNEVIAVDWKGLKDVDQIHMDSTSSLHGSTLHRPSTEQTRTDFSWDGINLSMEDTTSILPKLKRNSNAYGIGALAKSSFSGISRSMKDHVTKPTAMGQGRVAHMIEWQGWGKAPAIQPQHSHEAVRRDTDAYSDLSDGEKEARFLAGVMEQFAISEATLMAWSSMDGEDMSVNSTQEPLGCNYSDNYQELMESQDALAQAPMDGWPHSYVSQGMYCLGSSDAWEASDQSLIASPATGSYLGPAFDDSQPSLHEMGPSQPACRYSAQEPPPLLGSDTDWAPEVGGVDLARGPAEEEKRPLAPEEEEDAGCRDLESLSPREDPEMSTALSRKVSDVTSSGVQSFDEEEGEANN, from the exons ATGGGCTGCATCGGCTCCCGGACCGTGG GGAATGAGGTGATTGCAGTGGACTGGAAGGGCCTGAAGGATGTCGACCAGATCCACATGGACAGCACCAGCTCGCTGCATGGGAGCACCCTCCATCGGCCATCCACCGAG cAAACCCGGACTGACTTCTCCTGGGACGGCATCAAT CTCTCCATGGAGGACACCACTTCCATTCTTCCGAAGCTTAAGCGAAACTCTAATGCCTACGGCATTGGGGCCCTGGCAAAGTCATCCTTCTCAG GGATTTCTCGCAGCATGAAGGACCATGTGACGAAGCCCACAGCCATGGGGCAAGGCCGGGTGGCCCACATGAttgagtggcagggctgggggaaggcgCCAGCCATTCAGCCGCAACACAGCCACGAGGCAGTGCGCAGGGATACCGACGCCTACTCGGACCTCAGCGATGGCGAGAAGGAGGCACGTTTCCTAGCAG GTGTCATGGAGCAGTTTGCCATCTCCGAGGCCACACTTATGGCCTGGTCTTCCATGGACGGGGAGGACATGAGTGTCAACTCCACCCAGGAGCCACTGGGCTGCAACTACAGTGACAACTACCAGGAGCTGATGGAGAGTCAAG ATGCCCTTGCTCAAGCCCCCATGGATGGATGGCCTCACTCCTATGTGTCCCAGGGCATGTACTGTCTGGGGTCGTCGGATGCCTGGGAAGCCAGCGACCAGTCCCTCATTGCCTCTCCGGCCACAGGATCCTATCTTGGCCCTGCATTTGATGACTCACAGCCCAGCTTACATGAAATGGGGCCTTCCCAGCCTGCTTGCAGATACTCTGCTCAGGAGCCTCCACCTTTGCTGGGGTCAGACACGGACTGGGCTCCGGAGGTGGGGGGAGTGGACCTGGCAAGGGGCCCTgctgaggaagagaagaggccaCTGGCCCCCGAGGAGGAAGAGGATGCAGGATGCCGGGACCTGGAGTCACTTTCCCCACGAGAAGACCCTGAGATGTCCACTGCTCTCAGCCGCAAAGTGTCTGATGTCACATCCTCAGGTGTGCAATCCTTCGATGAGGAGGAGGGCGAGGCTAACAACTAG